A section of the Methanobrevibacter arboriphilus JCM 13429 = DSM 1125 genome encodes:
- a CDS encoding pseudomurein-binding repeat-containing protein, translating to MRKKAFIILIFCLFFIGISAGYASNVTDYSSNLGENNIESNNIQDIAQENVNNLSSTNESTNKVKNTSNTNSNTNINTNNNPKTTVTGKAAAGEPSKLTQSQILKASKTINSYIKKYKKLPNSITIGGYKFSMPEYMYILSKYIHYQYNQKSTSVTIKYNVKNPSNPTGVTIKGSLTKAQYYSYSKKIIKYINSNNKIPNYLTTKLGTMQYQTVISMLNKIVYFKSVKGYLPSKVTIKISKNNNINKVLPKYTRSVTPSQPTGSSGISLANIKDAASRVNAFVNQNNELPNYVEINSKKYTMSNFLYLLSCAIANINSGSSSGISSISVSNPTKPAGNSINGKLSKANFVSLAKNVTKFIKTNKQAPNYANSPIGKIQFQTIVWEFSKIIEYVAKNNKLPSSVTINVKSSNPINSGGTGGGSSAKTTVLNDKNTFSASELQKYLKNTKNCQVTNSEIQKLAASITKGCDSDLEKATAIYNWMQKNVDYSFYYDTKYGAVKTSQLKYGNCVDQAHLSIALYRASGLAARYVHGTCTFSSGSVYGHVWVQVLIDDTWTVSDTTSSRNSLGVVNNWNPNTYKLKSGKVAEISF from the coding sequence TTGAGAAAAAAGGCATTTATTATACTTATATTTTGTCTATTTTTCATTGGAATAAGTGCAGGTTATGCTAGTAATGTGACGGATTATAGTTCAAATTTAGGAGAAAATAATATAGAAAGTAATAATATTCAAGATATAGCTCAAGAAAATGTAAATAATCTTAGTAGTACAAATGAAAGTACAAACAAGGTTAAAAACACTTCTAATACTAATTCTAATACTAATATTAATACTAATAATAATCCTAAAACTACTGTAACTGGTAAAGCAGCTGCTGGTGAACCTAGTAAATTAACTCAAAGTCAAATATTGAAAGCATCTAAAACCATCAATAGTTATATAAAAAAGTATAAAAAACTACCTAATAGTATTACTATTGGAGGATATAAGTTTTCAATGCCTGAATATATGTATATACTAAGTAAATATATACACTACCAATATAATCAGAAATCAACATCAGTAACTATAAAATATAATGTTAAAAATCCAAGTAATCCGACTGGAGTTACTATAAAAGGTTCATTAACTAAAGCACAATATTATTCATATTCAAAAAAGATAATAAAATATATAAATTCCAATAATAAGATACCAAATTATTTAACTACAAAATTAGGAACTATGCAGTATCAAACTGTAATATCAATGCTAAATAAGATTGTGTATTTTAAATCTGTTAAAGGATATTTACCATCAAAGGTAACTATAAAAATATCAAAAAACAACAATATAAACAAAGTACTTCCAAAATATACAAGATCTGTAACACCATCACAACCTACTGGGAGTAGTGGAATAAGTTTAGCTAATATAAAAGATGCTGCGTCTAGAGTAAATGCATTTGTTAATCAAAACAATGAATTGCCAAATTATGTAGAAATAAATTCTAAAAAATATACAATGTCTAATTTTTTATATTTATTGAGTTGTGCAATCGCCAATATTAATAGTGGTTCATCAAGTGGAATTAGTTCTATTTCTGTAAGTAATCCAACAAAACCTGCTGGAAATTCAATAAATGGTAAACTATCTAAAGCAAATTTTGTATCTCTTGCAAAGAATGTTACAAAGTTTATAAAAACTAATAAGCAAGCTCCAAATTATGCAAATTCTCCAATTGGGAAAATTCAATTCCAAACAATAGTGTGGGAATTTTCAAAAATAATAGAATATGTAGCTAAAAATAATAAATTACCATCATCAGTAACTATAAATGTAAAATCTAGTAACCCTATTAATTCAGGTGGTACTGGTGGAGGTAGTTCAGCAAAAACTACAGTATTAAATGATAAAAATACATTTAGTGCTAGTGAACTGCAAAAATATCTAAAAAACACAAAAAATTGTCAAGTGACTAACTCTGAAATACAAAAATTAGCAGCAAGTATAACAAAAGGTTGTGATAGTGACTTAGAAAAAGCAACCGCTATATATAACTGGATGCAGAAAAATGTTGATTACAGTTTTTATTATGATACTAAATATGGAGCTGTTAAAACATCTCAGCTTAAGTATGGAAACTGTGTAGACCAAGCACATTTATCTATAGCTCTTTACAGAGCATCTGGATTAGCTGCAAGATATGTACATGGAACATGTACTTTTTCTAGTGGAAGTGTTTATGGTCATGTTTGGGTACAAGTTCTTATAGATGATACTTGGACTGTTTCTGATACAACAAGTTCAAGAAATAGCTTAGGTGTTGTAAATAATTGGAATCCTAATACATATAAACTTAAATCAGGTAAAGTAGCAGAAATATCATTCTAA
- a CDS encoding 3-dehydroquinate synthase II — MKNKFAWIMTPDIEWEEKKELITTGLESRIDHVLDLKDINNIKKLGNIEVISEDENADISIVGINGEGDGTLQLDNDADLNDSNDLKVAKSYKDKGKKVVAYVEINSKKHEELARVLGKVVDYLILVGKDWTIIPLENIIADLQSVEVKLIAAVNSPEEARLAIETLEVGTDGIIFKPKSFKQIKEIAKIIEDASTEKYELKEATVTDIKPVGSGDRVCIDTTSMLIPGEGMLIGSYSKAMFLVHSESLESEYVASRPFRVNAGPVQAYVMVPGNKTKYLSELETGDEVLAVDKDGNSRTVIVGRSKIEKRPLILLEADFDGIKIKSLLQNAETIRLVNDKNEAISVSDIQVGDKLKVFIDQGARHFGMSIEENIIEK, encoded by the coding sequence TTGAAAAATAAATTTGCTTGGATAATGACCCCTGATATAGAATGGGAAGAGAAAAAAGAACTAATAACAACTGGACTTGAATCTAGAATCGATCATGTTTTAGATCTAAAAGATATCAACAATATAAAAAAATTAGGAAACATTGAAGTCATAAGCGAAGATGAAAATGCAGATATATCCATTGTTGGTATCAATGGAGAAGGTGATGGAACTCTTCAATTAGATAATGATGCTGATTTAAATGATTCTAATGACTTAAAAGTAGCTAAAAGCTATAAAGATAAGGGAAAAAAAGTTGTAGCTTATGTTGAAATTAATAGTAAAAAACATGAAGAGTTAGCTAGAGTCCTTGGAAAAGTTGTTGATTATTTGATTCTTGTTGGAAAAGATTGGACAATTATCCCCCTTGAAAATATAATCGCAGATCTTCAAAGTGTCGAGGTAAAGCTAATAGCTGCTGTAAATAGTCCAGAAGAAGCTAGATTAGCTATTGAAACTTTAGAAGTTGGAACTGATGGAATAATATTTAAACCAAAAAGTTTCAAACAAATAAAAGAAATAGCTAAAATAATTGAAGATGCATCTACTGAAAAATATGAGTTAAAAGAAGCAACAGTTACAGATATTAAGCCTGTTGGAAGTGGAGATAGAGTATGTATTGATACAACCTCAATGTTAATTCCTGGAGAAGGAATGTTAATTGGATCATACTCAAAAGCTATGTTTTTAGTTCATAGTGAATCTCTTGAAAGTGAATATGTTGCATCAAGACCATTTAGAGTAAATGCAGGCCCTGTACAAGCTTATGTAATGGTACCTGGAAATAAGACAAAATATTTATCTGAACTTGAAACTGGTGATGAAGTATTAGCTGTTGATAAAGATGGTAATAGTAGAACTGTTATAGTAGGAAGATCTAAAATCGAAAAAAGACCTCTTATATTACTAGAAGCAGATTTTGATGGAATTAAGATAAAATCTTTATTACAGAATGCTGAAACAATAAGACTTGTAAATGATAAAAATGAAGCTATTTCAGTATCTGATATTCAAGTTGGAGATAAACTTAAAGTATTCATTGATCAAGGAGCAAGACATTTTGGAATGTCTATAGAAGAGAATATAATTGAAAAATAA
- a CDS encoding carboxymuconolactone decarboxylase family protein: protein MEDRYKKGMEILKITNKDAINGLFDELEDIAPDLGRFIVEFPYSEIYTRNGLDLKTRELATVAALTALGTAKGQLTNHINAALNVGNTPEEIVEVIMQMSAYAGFPAAINGISAAKEVFKKKDLLPLRNNKK from the coding sequence ATGGAAGATAGATATAAAAAAGGAATGGAAATTCTTAAAATAACTAATAAAGATGCTATCAATGGATTATTTGATGAATTAGAAGATATAGCTCCAGACTTAGGTAGATTTATAGTTGAGTTTCCTTACTCTGAAATATATACTAGAAACGGACTAGATTTGAAAACCCGAGAATTAGCTACAGTCGCAGCACTCACTGCTTTAGGAACTGCTAAGGGGCAGTTAACTAATCATATCAATGCTGCACTTAATGTAGGTAATACTCCTGAGGAGATTGTTGAAGTCATAATGCAAATGTCTGCTTATGCAGGATTTCCAGCAGCTATAAATGGTATTTCTGCAGCTAAAGAAGTTTTTAAGAAGAAAGATTTACTACCATTAAGAAATAATAAAAAATAA
- a CDS encoding methyltransferase domain-containing protein, giving the protein MIIISYDIKVYRKQLKEVLNEGNTVVELGCHVGNTSEIIAKNIKNGKLIALDNSPEAIPKMNSLTEKYDNLEFISADVRLHTTLEEVYKKLDKCDVLSVDLGGGYHPDTTFKVYFIWASLLKPKITLIRNRGLIDFVRSSKTEEVFESKEGWLESCGNEGIPPQIKEFELWSSKLNKNKKS; this is encoded by the coding sequence ATGATAATAATCAGTTATGACATTAAAGTGTATAGAAAGCAACTAAAAGAGGTTTTAAACGAAGGAAATACAGTAGTTGAATTAGGGTGTCATGTTGGAAATACAAGTGAAATAATAGCTAAAAATATTAAAAATGGAAAGTTAATTGCATTAGACAACAGTCCAGAAGCAATACCTAAAATGAATAGTTTAACTGAAAAATATGACAATTTAGAATTTATCAGTGCTGATGTTCGTCTTCACACCACATTAGAAGAAGTATATAAAAAGCTAGACAAGTGTGATGTTCTTTCTGTTGATCTTGGAGGAGGTTATCATCCAGATACAACATTTAAAGTATATTTTATATGGGCATCATTATTAAAACCTAAAATAACATTAATTAGAAATAGAGGACTTATAGATTTTGTTAGAAGTTCTAAAACTGAAGAAGTATTTGAATCTAAAGAAGGATGGTTAGAATCATGTGGAAATGAAGGTATACCTCCACAAATAAAAGAGTTTGAACTTTGGAGTTCTAAATTAAATAAAAACAAAAAAAGCTAA
- a CDS encoding transglutaminase domain-containing protein, protein MLFVFIVLLVIANSSLIYASDTNDTIENLFTQSADNLPEDSISTNDNSDQDIINITNEDINNINENQNDIESSSNSSNDSVSESLETNNNSDYNNSQINNSSEETSEKTSQLGNTSTTNSNSAVLSSSDTTILKTLATLTSTVKFSNKDIMSAATELKKYVEKNGKLPDYITLCGEKISMGEFLYLLSKSIINLNGGSTSDITAKNVKDPSYPNGGVTSGNLYKAGYVDLAKRIVSFTDKNNQAPNYGGSTLGNIQFQTIIYGFAKIVDYYKNNKVMPNYVSFDKKISTTLNKVVPNYNGKNGITVGSSSTNNSGTGGNSGSNGSSNSDTISLANIKDAGARVEAFVKNNGVLPNYVVINGKQYSMTDFLYLASTAIVNINKGVSSGVVAKTFKAPSSPTGSSINGNIYKNDFVDLASRVSAYMVKNGQAPNYGSSTLGNMQFQTLILGFSKILEFSKSEGRLPNYLTLNIKSTDKLNGGSGSSGGSGSGSIPTGPLNEKNTLSASELQKYLVATTNCQVNNAAIKSLAASLTKNCKTELEKATAIFNYVRDNIKYSYYYDTKYSATGTLNNKLGNCVDQTHLLIALSRASGLAARYVHADCTFTVSGRIGHVFAQIKVGDTWVVADTTSSLNSLGTVKNWNVNTYTLKGQGKSASISF, encoded by the coding sequence ATGTTATTTGTATTTATTGTGCTACTCGTTATTGCAAATAGTAGCTTAATATATGCTAGTGACACAAACGATACTATAGAAAATCTTTTTACACAAAGTGCGGATAATTTGCCTGAAGATTCAATAAGTACAAACGATAATTCAGACCAAGATATTATTAATATAACTAACGAAGATATTAATAATATTAATGAAAATCAAAATGATATCGAATCTTCATCAAATAGTTCAAATGACTCAGTTTCAGAATCTTTAGAAACCAATAATAATTCAGACTATAATAATAGTCAAATAAACAATTCAAGCGAAGAAACTTCTGAGAAAACAAGCCAATTAGGCAACACTTCAACAACAAATTCGAATAGTGCAGTTTTAAGCAGTTCTGATACAACTATCTTAAAAACCCTCGCTACTTTAACTTCAACAGTTAAATTTAGCAATAAAGATATTATGTCTGCAGCAACTGAATTAAAGAAATATGTTGAAAAAAATGGTAAACTTCCAGATTATATAACCCTTTGCGGTGAAAAAATATCTATGGGTGAATTTTTATATTTACTCTCTAAATCCATTATAAATTTGAATGGAGGTAGTACTTCAGATATAACTGCAAAAAATGTTAAAGATCCAAGTTACCCTAATGGTGGTGTAACTAGTGGAAATTTATACAAAGCTGGTTATGTTGACTTAGCAAAAAGAATTGTTTCGTTTACAGATAAGAACAACCAAGCCCCAAACTATGGAGGTTCAACTCTTGGAAACATACAATTTCAAACTATAATTTATGGATTTGCTAAGATAGTAGATTACTATAAAAACAATAAAGTAATGCCTAATTATGTTTCATTTGATAAAAAAATTTCTACTACTTTAAATAAGGTTGTACCTAACTATAATGGTAAAAATGGAATTACAGTTGGTAGTTCTTCAACAAATAATAGTGGTACAGGTGGAAATAGTGGATCAAACGGTTCATCAAACTCCGATACAATCAGTTTAGCTAATATTAAAGATGCAGGAGCTAGAGTAGAAGCATTTGTTAAAAACAATGGTGTTCTTCCGAACTATGTTGTAATTAATGGAAAGCAATATTCAATGACTGACTTTTTATATTTAGCATCAACTGCAATTGTTAATATAAATAAAGGTGTTAGTAGCGGTGTTGTAGCTAAGACCTTTAAAGCTCCTTCAAGTCCTACTGGAAGCTCAATAAATGGAAATATTTACAAAAATGACTTTGTAGATTTAGCTTCACGAGTTTCAGCATATATGGTTAAAAATGGTCAAGCTCCTAACTATGGAAGTTCAACATTAGGTAATATGCAATTCCAAACCTTAATATTAGGTTTTTCAAAAATCCTTGAATTCTCAAAATCAGAAGGGAGATTGCCAAATTATTTAACCTTAAATATAAAAAGTACGGATAAATTAAATGGAGGAAGTGGAAGTAGCGGAGGAAGTGGATCTGGTTCTATTCCTACGGGTCCTTTAAATGAGAAAAATACATTAAGTGCAAGTGAGTTACAAAAATACTTAGTAGCAACTACTAATTGTCAAGTAAATAATGCTGCAATAAAATCTTTAGCAGCAAGTTTAACTAAAAACTGTAAAACTGAACTTGAAAAAGCGACTGCAATATTTAACTATGTAAGAGATAATATAAAATATAGTTATTACTATGATACAAAATATTCAGCCACAGGAACACTAAACAATAAATTAGGAAACTGTGTTGACCAAACCCACTTATTGATAGCTCTATCAAGAGCATCTGGTTTAGCTGCAAGATATGTTCATGCAGACTGTACTTTCACAGTAAGTGGAAGAATAGGACATGTATTTGCACAGATAAAAGTAGGTGACACTTGGGTAGTAGCAGACACTACAAGCTCACTAAATAGCTTAGGTACTGTTAAAAACTGGAATGTCAATACATATACCTTAAAAGGACAAGGAAAATCCGCAAGTATAAGCTTTTAA
- a CDS encoding 2-amino-3,7-dideoxy-D-threo-hept-6-ulosonate synthase, translating into MMIGKRIRLERIIDRKTNRTVIAPMDHGVSIGPVKGIVNMSETIESISRGGANAVLMHKGIIEQGHRGYGKDLGLIIHLSASTSLSPDPNNKVLVTSVEKAIQLGADAVSVHVNIGSETEAEMLMELGEIAETCSQWGIPILAMMYPRGQKIKNEHDVELVKHAARVGSELGVDIVKTNYTGDPDSFKEVVEGALVPVVIAGGPKVETDRELLEMVRDSLEVGGAGVAFGRNLFQAKSPGKITKAIAEVVHKDLDVEEALKILD; encoded by the coding sequence ATTATGATTGGAAAAAGGATTCGTTTAGAAAGAATCATAGATAGAAAAACTAATAGAACTGTTATTGCACCGATGGATCATGGAGTATCAATTGGCCCTGTTAAAGGTATAGTAAATATGAGTGAAACAATTGAAAGTATCTCTCGTGGAGGGGCAAATGCGGTTTTAATGCATAAAGGAATAATTGAACAAGGCCACAGAGGATATGGTAAAGATCTTGGTCTCATTATACACTTATCAGCTAGTACTTCTCTTAGTCCTGATCCAAACAACAAAGTTTTAGTTACATCTGTTGAAAAAGCAATTCAGCTTGGAGCTGATGCAGTATCAGTACATGTAAATATTGGTTCAGAAACAGAAGCTGAAATGTTAATGGAATTAGGTGAAATAGCTGAAACATGTAGCCAATGGGGAATTCCAATACTTGCAATGATGTATCCAAGAGGTCAAAAAATTAAAAATGAACATGATGTTGAACTTGTAAAACACGCAGCAAGAGTTGGATCTGAACTTGGTGTTGATATTGTTAAAACAAACTATACTGGTGATCCGGATAGCTTTAAAGAAGTAGTTGAAGGAGCATTAGTTCCAGTTGTAATAGCTGGAGGACCTAAAGTTGAAACCGATAGAGAACTATTAGAAATGGTTAGAGATTCTCTTGAAGTTGGTGGTGCTGGAGTTGCATTTGGAAGAAACCTTTTCCAAGCTAAATCTCCTGGAAAAATTACAAAAGCTATAGCTGAAGTTGTTCATAAAGATTTAGATGTTGAAGAAGCTTTAAAAATCTTAGATTAA
- a CDS encoding 2,5-diamino-6-(ribosylamino)-4(3H)-pyrimidinone 5'-phosphate reductase produces the protein MQPYVILNAAMTLDGKIATKTGSSEISGLEDLKRVHELRKEVDGIMVGINTVLIDDPRLTVHKITSEKSDNPIRVVVDNKARTPIESRILNDDALTIIAVSNKVETDNIVFERSKALGEKADVFYSKDSSVNLKELMNYLYSKKIKTLMLEGGSTLNFSMLRENLIDEIRVCVAPMVVGGKYAKTLFDGDGFDFMKEAINLELKNSYQLGKDLVLEYKVL, from the coding sequence ATGCAACCTTATGTGATACTAAATGCAGCTATGACACTTGATGGTAAAATAGCTACAAAAACAGGGAGTTCTGAAATATCTGGTCTGGAAGATTTAAAAAGGGTTCATGAACTTAGAAAAGAGGTCGATGGGATAATGGTTGGAATAAACACTGTTTTAATAGACGACCCTAGATTAACTGTTCATAAAATAACTTCTGAGAAATCAGATAATCCCATTAGAGTGGTTGTTGATAATAAAGCTAGAACACCTATTGAATCAAGAATATTGAATGATGATGCTTTAACAATCATAGCAGTTTCTAATAAAGTTGAAACAGATAACATAGTCTTTGAACGCTCAAAAGCCCTTGGTGAAAAAGCCGATGTATTCTATTCTAAAGACTCATCAGTGAACTTAAAAGAATTGATGAATTATCTCTACTCAAAAAAGATTAAAACATTAATGTTGGAAGGAGGATCTACTTTAAACTTTTCAATGCTAAGAGAAAACCTAATTGATGAAATAAGGGTTTGTGTAGCTCCAATGGTCGTTGGAGGCAAATATGCTAAAACATTGTTTGATGGAGATGGTTTTGATTTTATGAAAGAAGCCATTAACCTTGAATTAAAAAATAGCTATCAATTAGGAAAGGATTTAGTACTGGAGTACAAAGTTCTGTGA
- a CDS encoding pantoate kinase, with protein MKVSIFVPSNITGFFSIKEDENPLKKGSCGAGVLIDSGVKTIIQTLKKGDDENHQIQIRINGKKDPKNELITLKTIEILKPHIIKNSGKFELKDDLLINHEINVPVGSGFGTSASCSFGTAIGLSKIFNLNLSNNQAGQIAHLTEVELGSGLGDVLSQTSKGIMIRTSPGAPGIGKTNIIRDKNNFSDVLILTKTFGEIDTSSIIEDPKMKKNINKFGLIMQERIINNPTIENFMDCSYEFAKKTGLMNKELLKIVNELKKCTIGASMAMLGNTVFAIANKEDLGKIQKSDNLKAIDFKISKIYNDNIKID; from the coding sequence ATGAAAGTTTCTATTTTTGTGCCAAGTAATATAACTGGATTTTTTAGTATAAAAGAAGATGAAAATCCTTTAAAAAAAGGTTCTTGTGGAGCAGGAGTCTTAATTGACAGTGGAGTTAAAACAATCATACAAACCCTAAAAAAAGGCGATGATGAAAATCATCAAATTCAAATTAGAATAAATGGTAAAAAAGACCCAAAAAATGAGTTAATAACTCTAAAAACAATAGAAATATTGAAACCCCATATTATTAAAAATAGTGGAAAATTTGAATTGAAAGATGATTTACTTATTAATCATGAAATAAATGTTCCAGTAGGATCAGGGTTTGGTACTTCAGCTTCATGCTCATTTGGAACAGCTATTGGACTATCAAAAATCTTTAATTTAAATTTATCTAATAATCAGGCAGGCCAAATTGCTCATTTAACAGAAGTTGAACTTGGAAGTGGGTTGGGAGATGTTTTATCTCAAACATCAAAAGGTATTATGATTAGAACATCCCCTGGAGCACCAGGAATTGGTAAAACAAATATTATAAGAGATAAAAATAATTTTTCTGATGTATTAATTCTTACAAAAACATTTGGAGAAATAGACACTTCAAGCATTATAGAAGATCCAAAAATGAAGAAAAACATAAACAAATTTGGTCTTATTATGCAGGAAAGAATAATTAATAATCCAACAATTGAAAATTTTATGGATTGTTCATATGAATTTGCAAAAAAAACAGGATTAATGAACAAAGAACTTTTGAAAATTGTTAATGAATTAAAAAAATGTACAATTGGAGCATCCATGGCAATGCTTGGAAATACAGTATTTGCAATTGCAAACAAAGAAGATTTAGGAAAGATCCAAAAGTCTGATAATTTAAAAGCTATTGATTTTAAAATATCTAAAATATATAATGATAATATAAAAATTGATTGA
- a CDS encoding histidinol phosphate phosphatase domain-containing protein, producing the protein MNKRIDLHMHSLFSDGELLPSELARRAAVLNHETIAITDHIDSSNISSLSKLAGALDDINENWDINVVPGAEITHVPIEIIDSLAIKAREFGAKIIVVHGETLSEPVIPGTNLAAVQSENVDILAHPGLITHEEAEIAKDNNIFLEISARAGHSLSNGHVAKVACDVGADLVIDTDAHAPNDLITFEKAKLIGLGAGLSEKQADKALIDNPIKILKKRDII; encoded by the coding sequence TTGAATAAAAGAATAGATTTACATATGCATAGCTTATTTAGTGATGGTGAATTACTTCCTTCTGAATTAGCTAGAAGAGCTGCAGTTTTAAACCATGAAACAATTGCTATAACTGATCATATTGATTCTTCAAATATAAGTTCTTTATCTAAATTAGCTGGAGCTCTTGATGATATTAATGAAAATTGGGATATTAATGTTGTTCCTGGTGCTGAAATAACTCATGTTCCTATTGAAATTATTGATAGTTTAGCTATAAAGGCAAGGGAGTTTGGAGCTAAGATTATTGTTGTTCATGGGGAAACATTATCTGAACCTGTTATTCCTGGAACTAACTTAGCTGCAGTTCAATCCGAAAATGTGGATATTTTAGCTCATCCTGGTCTTATAACTCATGAAGAAGCTGAAATAGCTAAAGATAATAACATATTTCTTGAAATTAGTGCAAGAGCAGGTCATAGTTTATCTAATGGCCATGTAGCTAAAGTAGCTTGTGATGTTGGTGCTGATTTAGTAATTGATACTGATGCTCATGCTCCTAATGATTTAATAACATTTGAAAAAGCTAAACTTATTGGTTTAGGTGCTGGACTATCTGAAAAACAGGCTGATAAGGCTTTAATTGATAATCCAATTAAAATACTTAAAAAAAGAGATATTATTTAA
- the thpR gene encoding RNA 2',3'-cyclic phosphodiesterase, which yields MAAKQRCFLAIDIDSDLIQNIVKVQEEFKSTNNNVKYVEEENLHFTLKFFGDIDKNKVFEVKNCVLKVLNEIKFKDNFSNEISIKGIGTFPNKNYMKILWIGCENSEFLTKLHDALDLEFKNIGFKLDKQFKTHITIGRIRNLKDKKEFKSKIEKLENFEIGNMNIGKISLKKSELTPKGPIYSNIEVFEF from the coding sequence ATGGCAGCAAAACAACGTTGTTTTTTAGCTATAGATATAGATTCAGATTTAATTCAAAATATAGTGAAAGTTCAAGAGGAATTTAAAAGCACAAATAATAATGTAAAATATGTAGAAGAGGAGAATCTACATTTTACACTTAAATTTTTTGGAGATATAGATAAAAATAAAGTTTTTGAAGTTAAAAACTGTGTTTTGAAGGTTTTAAATGAAATAAAATTTAAAGATAATTTTTCAAATGAAATATCTATTAAAGGAATTGGGACTTTTCCAAATAAAAATTATATGAAAATATTGTGGATTGGATGTGAAAATAGTGAGTTTTTAACTAAACTACACGATGCATTAGATTTGGAATTTAAAAATATTGGGTTTAAATTAGATAAGCAATTTAAAACTCATATTACAATTGGAAGAATAAGGAATTTGAAGGACAAAAAGGAATTTAAATCAAAAATAGAAAAATTAGAAAATTTTGAAATTGGAAATATGAATATTGGAAAAATATCCCTAAAAAAGAGTGAACTCACACCAAAAGGTCCAATTTATTCTAATATTGAAGTTTTCGAATTTTAA